ATCGTTTAAATCCGCACGGGTCTTGAGGAGCCCTTTGTCCTGCCACTCCTTGTGGGCTAGTTGCAGGTACAAAAGCATAACCACGCCTGTTTCCGCGTCGAGGCCTGCCAGGGCGATGATGCCCACCCACACCGCGATGCTTAGGTTGTAGCCCAAGAAATACAGCAACCAGAAGGACCCCACCAAAGAGAAAGGCACGGCCAGCAGCACGATGCAGGTGGCAGGGAGGGATTTTGTATTGAAGTAGAGCAACATGAAGATGATGAAGAGGGTCAGGGGGATGACCATCTGCAGCCGTTCGTGGGTGCTGACCAGATTCTCATACTCGCCGCTCCACACCAGGCGGTAGCCTGCCGGAAGCTGGACGGCGGCCTCTACGGTTTTCTTGACGCTGTTCACGTAACTACCCACATCGATATTCGAGAAATCTATGTACACATAGGCCGTGGGCAGCCCGCCTTCGCTTTTTATCATTGAGGGGCCATTGGTCACCTTGATGTCCGCCAATTCTCCAAGAGGGATCTGTAAGAGCCTGCGCGGCCCAGGCGTAGTAGAACCCATTTTGGGTTTGGCTTCCTCGCCAGGCCCTCCGACCGGGACCAGCATGGCCTTGATCTGGTCCACGTCCTGGCGCAATTCCCGGGGGTAGCGCACATTCACGGGATAGCGCTCCCGGCCTTCGATTGTGGTGGTGAGATTGCGGCCGCCAATGGCTGATTCGATGATGTCTTCCACTTCGGCCACTGAGAGCCCGTAGCGCGCGATAGCCTGGCGCTTCACCCTAATGTCTAGGTAATAGCCGGTGTTCACCTTGTCCGCGAACACGGAGAGGGTATGGGGTACGGTTTTGACCACGCTTTCAAGCTGGGTGCCGATCCCCTCGATCACGGCTAGGTCTGGCCCTAGGATTTTTATGCCCACCGGGGTGCGGATGCCAGTGGAGAGCATATCCACCCTGGCTTTGATGGGCATGGTGAAGGCGTTGACCACTCCCGGGATGTTGAGCCTGGTGTTCAACTCCTGCTTGAGCTTCTCCACGGTCATGCCCGGACGCCACTGGGACTCGGGTTTTAGATTGATGACCGTCTCGAACATTTCAATGGGCGCGGGGTCCGTGGCCGTCCCGGCCCTTCCGGA
The nucleotide sequence above comes from Desulfovibrio sp.. Encoded proteins:
- a CDS encoding efflux RND transporter permease subunit, whose amino-acid sequence is SGFGDQIAADPHGVLSFGLSTKTHWHPPSRGRMVGCFVEKINTLLSHILRLLYHPIVLVALRFKKAVIFLAVIVMAVSVWPLMRLGSEFMPPLYEGTLFYMPVTMPGIAISEAARLLKMQDSIIAAVPEVAQVFGKSGRAGTATDPAPIEMFETVINLKPESQWRPGMTVEKLKQELNTRLNIPGVVNAFTMPIKARVDMLSTGIRTPVGIKILGPDLAVIEGIGTQLESVVKTVPHTLSVFADKVNTGYYLDIRVKRQAIARYGLSVAEVEDIIESAIGGRNLTTTIEGRERYPVNVRYPRELRQDVDQIKAMLVPVGGPGEEAKPKMGSTTPGPRRLLQIPLGELADIKVTNGPSMIKSEGGLPTAYVYIDFSNIDVGSYVNSVKKTVEAAVQLPAGYRLVWSGEYENLVSTHERLQMVIPLTLFIIFMLLYFNTKSLPATCIVLLAVPFSLVGSFWLLYFLGYNLSIAVWVGIIALAGLDAETGVVMLLYLQLAHKEWQDKGLLKTRADLNDAVMHGAVKRIRPKVMTVAVILAGLLPVMFSTGAGSDVMKRIAAPMIGGVVTSTILELILYPAIFALWKGRELRQTLAKQLD